Proteins encoded in a region of the Streptomyces sp. NBC_00310 genome:
- a CDS encoding SUKH-4 family immunity protein — MSTMTMGTMGLTDLNDLNDLTHLNDLAVLTGGPVTRSGLALDLPARLLDEEFGQSAVWRFEDFDFPATLTHEPTRRFLRDMGLPEDHGFFQLDTDIPLPTLAEYYADERPGEFALERLPAGAAHLIRLGHFVEGNSLVVDGTTGAILNWSERESTLCPLDADISTLAFTLWLLHREKHEGTAAGCWVETLRNRACADL, encoded by the coding sequence ATGAGCACAATGACGATGGGGACAATGGGCCTGACGGACCTGAACGACCTGAACGATCTGACCCACTTGAACGACCTGGCGGTGCTGACCGGGGGACCGGTCACGCGCTCCGGACTGGCGCTGGACCTGCCCGCCAGGCTGCTGGACGAGGAGTTCGGCCAGAGCGCGGTGTGGCGCTTCGAGGACTTCGACTTCCCGGCCACGCTCACCCACGAGCCGACCCGGCGCTTCCTGCGGGACATGGGGCTGCCCGAGGACCACGGCTTCTTCCAGCTGGACACGGACATCCCGCTGCCGACCCTCGCCGAGTACTACGCGGACGAACGTCCCGGCGAGTTCGCCCTCGAGCGACTCCCGGCCGGAGCGGCCCACCTGATCCGCCTCGGCCACTTCGTCGAGGGCAACAGCCTCGTCGTCGACGGCACCACCGGCGCGATCCTCAACTGGAGCGAGCGCGAGTCGACCCTCTGTCCCCTTGACGCCGACATCTCCACCCTCGCCTTCACCCTCTGGCTCCTCCACCGCGAGAAGCACGAGGGAACCGCCGCGGGCTGCTGGGTGGAGACACTGCGCAACAGGGCCTGCGCGGACCTCTGA
- a CDS encoding DEAD/DEAH box helicase: protein MTTTAASSNHHLSPAFPGRAPWGTASKLRAWQQGAMERYIQEQPRDFLAVATPGAGKTTFALTLASWLLHHHVVQQVTVVAPTEHLKKQWAEAAARIGIKLDPEYSAGPLSKEYDGVAVTYAGVGVRPMLHRNRSEQRKTLVILDEIHHAGDSKSWGEACLEAFEPATRRLALTGTPFRSDTNPIPFVTYEEGMDGIRRSSADYTYGYGNALADHVVRPVIFLSYSGNMRWRTKAGDEIAARLGEPMTKDAVSQAWRTALDPRGEWMPSVLRAADQRLTEVRKGIPDAGALVIATDQDSARAYAKLIREITGTSATVVLSDDSGASNRIDEFSAGTDRWMVAVRMVSEGVDVPRLAVGVYATTISTPLFFAQAVGRFVRSRRRGETASVFLPTIPDLLTFANEMEVERDHALDKPKKEGEEDPYAEEDKLLAEAEREQDEDTGDQDMLPFEALESDAVFDRVMYNGAEFGMQAHPGSEEEQDYLGIPGLLEPDQVQLLLQKRQARQIAHSRKKPDAEADLVELPAERRPVVTHKELLELRKQLNGMVGAYSHQTGKPHGVIHTEVRRVCGGPPSAEATAGQLRQRIAKVQEWATRMK from the coding sequence GTGACTACTACCGCCGCCTCCTCGAACCACCACCTCTCGCCCGCCTTTCCCGGCCGTGCCCCCTGGGGTACCGCCAGCAAGCTGCGTGCCTGGCAGCAGGGGGCGATGGAGAGGTACATCCAGGAGCAGCCACGTGACTTCCTCGCGGTCGCGACGCCGGGCGCCGGGAAGACCACCTTCGCGCTGACGCTCGCGTCCTGGCTGCTGCACCACCATGTCGTGCAGCAGGTGACGGTCGTGGCGCCCACCGAGCATCTGAAGAAGCAGTGGGCCGAGGCCGCGGCGCGGATAGGGATCAAGCTGGACCCGGAGTACAGCGCGGGGCCGCTCAGCAAGGAGTACGACGGGGTCGCGGTCACGTACGCGGGTGTGGGCGTGCGCCCCATGCTGCACCGCAACCGCAGCGAGCAGCGCAAGACCCTCGTGATCCTCGATGAGATCCACCACGCGGGAGACAGCAAATCCTGGGGCGAGGCCTGCCTGGAGGCCTTCGAGCCCGCCACCCGGCGGCTCGCGCTCACCGGTACGCCGTTCCGTTCCGACACCAACCCCATCCCCTTCGTGACGTACGAGGAGGGGATGGACGGGATCCGGCGGTCGTCCGCCGACTACACCTACGGATACGGCAACGCGCTCGCCGACCACGTCGTGCGGCCCGTCATCTTCCTCTCCTACAGCGGCAACATGCGCTGGCGGACCAAGGCGGGGGACGAGATCGCCGCGCGCCTCGGCGAGCCCATGACCAAGGACGCGGTCAGCCAGGCCTGGCGTACCGCCCTCGATCCGCGCGGCGAGTGGATGCCGAGCGTGCTGCGCGCCGCCGACCAGCGGCTCACCGAGGTCAGGAAGGGCATCCCGGACGCTGGCGCCCTGGTCATCGCCACCGACCAGGACTCCGCCCGCGCCTACGCCAAGCTGATCCGCGAGATCACGGGGACGAGCGCGACGGTCGTCCTCTCCGACGACTCGGGCGCCTCGAACCGTATCGACGAGTTCAGCGCCGGCACCGACCGGTGGATGGTCGCCGTGCGGATGGTGTCCGAGGGCGTCGACGTGCCCCGGCTGGCCGTGGGGGTCTACGCCACCACCATCTCCACCCCGCTCTTCTTCGCCCAGGCCGTCGGACGTTTCGTACGGTCCCGGCGGCGCGGCGAGACCGCGTCCGTGTTCCTGCCGACCATCCCCGACCTGCTCACCTTCGCCAACGAGATGGAGGTGGAGCGGGACCACGCCCTCGACAAGCCGAAGAAGGAGGGCGAGGAGGACCCGTACGCCGAGGAGGACAAGCTCCTGGCGGAGGCGGAGCGGGAGCAGGACGAGGACACCGGCGACCAGGACATGCTGCCGTTCGAGGCGCTGGAGTCCGACGCCGTGTTCGACCGGGTCATGTACAACGGCGCCGAGTTCGGCATGCAGGCCCACCCCGGGAGCGAGGAGGAGCAGGACTACCTCGGGATTCCGGGGCTCCTGGAGCCCGACCAGGTGCAGTTGCTGCTCCAGAAGCGGCAGGCCCGCCAGATCGCGCACAGCCGCAAGAAGCCGGACGCCGAAGCCGACCTGGTGGAGCTGCCGGCCGAACGACGGCCCGTCGTCACCCACAAGGAGCTGCTTGAGCTGCGGAAACAGCTCAACGGCATGGTCGGCGCGTACTCCCATCAGACCGGCAAGCCGCACGGTGTCATCCACACCGAGGTGCGGCGGGTGTGCGGCGGACCGCCGAGTGCCGAGGCCACGGCGGGGCAGCTGCGGCAGCGGATCGCCAAGGTGCAGGAGTGGGCCACCCGGATGAAGTGA
- a CDS encoding MFS transporter has translation MADSEARGTGVTRTPDPPVAPDGEESVLSRSYRGLSIGIVSVVLLIAFEAMAVGTAMPVAARELDGISAYGFAFSAYFTTSLFGMVLAGQWSDRRGPLGALTAGIGGFAAGLVLSGTAGVMWLFVLGRAVQGLGGGLVIVALYVVVGRAYPERLRPSIMAAFAASWVVPSVVGPLVSGAVTEQLGWRWVFVGIPVLVVLPLGLALPQIRRRASGPVKTAGAEGAAGAEGAERTAGAEGTAARGDSSSSDAASSSSASSSSSFDRRRIRLAFGISLGAALLQYAAQDLRWWSVVPAVAGAGLLVPAVLGLLPRGTYRAVRGLPSVVLLRGVAAGSFIAAESFVPLMLVTQRGLSPTLAGFSLAAGGGTWALGSWVQARARVEPYRERLMTLGMVLVAAAITTLPGVLIDSVPVWIVAVAWAFGCFGMGLVISSTSVLLLHLSAPEQAGTNSAALQISDGLSNALLLAAGGAAFAALGGGTVAHTTGTTASGAGSHPVAFVAVFLPMAGVALVGAWVTTRLRAISI, from the coding sequence ATGGCCGACTCCGAAGCGCGTGGCACGGGCGTCACGCGGACCCCTGACCCGCCCGTGGCTCCCGACGGTGAGGAGAGCGTGCTGAGCCGCTCCTACCGGGGGCTGAGTATCGGGATCGTCTCGGTCGTGCTGCTGATCGCGTTCGAGGCCATGGCGGTCGGCACGGCCATGCCGGTCGCGGCGCGGGAGTTGGACGGGATCTCGGCGTACGGGTTCGCGTTCTCGGCGTACTTCACGACGAGCCTGTTCGGGATGGTGCTGGCGGGGCAGTGGTCGGACCGGCGGGGGCCGTTGGGGGCGCTGACGGCGGGGATCGGTGGCTTCGCGGCCGGTCTGGTGCTGTCGGGGACCGCCGGGGTGATGTGGCTGTTCGTCCTCGGCCGGGCCGTGCAGGGGCTCGGCGGCGGGCTGGTGATCGTCGCGCTGTACGTGGTGGTCGGGCGCGCGTATCCGGAGCGGCTGCGGCCCTCGATCATGGCGGCCTTCGCGGCGAGTTGGGTCGTCCCGTCCGTGGTCGGCCCGCTCGTCTCGGGCGCGGTGACGGAACAGCTGGGCTGGCGCTGGGTGTTCGTGGGCATTCCGGTGCTGGTGGTGCTGCCGTTGGGGCTGGCGCTGCCGCAGATACGGCGAAGGGCCTCCGGGCCGGTGAAGACGGCGGGAGCGGAGGGAGCGGCGGGAGCGGAGGGAGCGGAGAGGACGGCGGGGGCGGAGGGGACGGCGGCGCGGGGCGACTCCTCCTCCTCTGACGCCGCCTCTTCTTCCTCCGCCTCTTCTTCCTCCTCCTTCGACCGTCGCCGCATCCGGCTCGCCTTCGGTATCTCGCTCGGGGCCGCGCTGTTGCAGTACGCGGCGCAGGATCTGCGGTGGTGGTCGGTGGTGCCGGCGGTCGCGGGCGCCGGGCTGCTGGTGCCGGCCGTGCTGGGGCTGTTGCCACGGGGGACGTATCGGGCGGTGCGGGGGCTGCCGTCGGTGGTGTTGTTGCGCGGGGTGGCGGCGGGGTCGTTCATCGCGGCCGAGTCGTTCGTGCCGTTGATGCTGGTGACGCAGCGGGGGCTGTCGCCGACGCTCGCCGGGTTCTCGCTCGCGGCGGGTGGGGGGACCTGGGCGCTGGGGTCGTGGGTGCAGGCGCGGGCGCGGGTGGAGCCGTACCGGGAGCGGTTGATGACGCTGGGGATGGTGCTGGTCGCGGCGGCGATCACCACGCTGCCGGGGGTGCTGATCGACTCCGTCCCGGTGTGGATCGTGGCCGTCGCGTGGGCCTTCGGGTGCTTCGGGATGGGGCTCGTCATCTCCTCCACCAGCGTGCTTCTGCTCCATCTCTCCGCCCCCGAACAGGCCGGTACCAACTCCGCCGCCCTCCAGATCTCGGACGGCCTCTCCAACGCCCTTCTCCTCGCCGCGGGGGGCGCCGCCTTCGCCGCGCTGGGCGGCGGTACGGTCGCCCACACGACCGGCACCACGGCCTCCGGTGCCGGTTCGCACCCGGTCGCCTTCGTCGCGGTGTTCCTGCCGATGGCGGGGGTGGCGCTGGTGGGGGCTTGGGTGACCACGCGGTTGCGAGCCATCTCCATCTAA
- a CDS encoding IclR family transcriptional regulator: protein MTAETSQTLDRGLRVLKLLADTDHGLTVTELSNKLGVNRTVVYRLLATLEQHSLVRRDLGGRARVGLGVLRLGRQVHPLVREAALPALRSLAEDIGATAHLTLVDGTEALAVAVVEPTWTDYHVAYRAGFRHSLDRGAAGRAILSGRQQPGDWPGYALTHGELEAGASGAAAPLLGVTGVEGSVGVVMLADVVPERVGPRVMDAAREVADALR, encoded by the coding sequence GTGACCGCGGAGACCTCTCAGACGCTTGATCGGGGACTGCGTGTCCTCAAGCTGCTCGCCGACACCGATCACGGGCTGACCGTCACCGAGCTGTCCAACAAGCTCGGGGTCAACCGGACCGTTGTGTACCGCCTGCTCGCCACCCTGGAGCAGCACTCCCTCGTACGACGTGACCTGGGCGGACGTGCCCGGGTGGGGCTGGGGGTGCTGCGGCTCGGGCGGCAGGTGCATCCGTTGGTGCGGGAAGCCGCGCTGCCCGCGTTGCGGTCGTTGGCCGAGGACATAGGGGCGACCGCCCATCTCACGCTCGTCGACGGGACCGAGGCGTTGGCCGTCGCGGTCGTCGAGCCGACGTGGACGGACTACCACGTGGCGTACCGGGCCGGGTTCCGGCACTCGCTGGACCGGGGTGCAGCGGGGCGGGCGATTCTGTCGGGCCGGCAGCAGCCGGGGGACTGGCCGGGGTACGCGCTCACGCACGGGGAACTGGAGGCGGGGGCCAGCGGGGCCGCCGCGCCGCTGCTCGGGGTGACGGGGGTCGAGGGCAGCGTGGGGGTCGTCATGCTCGCCGACGTGGTGCCGGAGCGGGTCGGGCCGCGTGTCATGGACGCGGCCCGAGAGGTGGCCGACGCGTTGCGGTGA
- a CDS encoding 2Fe-2S iron-sulfur cluster-binding protein, whose protein sequence is MTDDQHGEGTPQQGGQGGWERLPQGDYDDGATTFVQLPEGGIDALLAADSPLAAPGHGYVPPQIAANATAHTAGTDPSVPGTWAMPAGGAQWHDPNAGQPQPPTQDGFTYNPGSTGQWTFEEPAAQEGTAPGHDVTGEWSIPVAGGDLPDESGEFSTSALVEQWGGTPPATLPGGAAAPWATEEIGTAWTAPPPPAEERGPEDRTAGESATGAAPDAPGEPSTAPGEAYAGAAPESPGEAPEAAQEPAEPVGEGDAEPEGPERPEEQEAAPEAPEAAGGDPAPADEPAPTPPPHDDHPLASYVLRVNGTDRPVSDAWIGESLLYVLRERLGLAGAKDGCSQGECGACNVQVDGRLVASCLVPGVTAAGSEVRTVEGLAADGRPSDVQRALAKCGAVQCGFCVPGMAMTVHDLLEGNPAPTDLETRQALCGNLCRCSGYRGVLAAVRDVVAEREAHSAAGNEAAADTDEARIPHQAGPGAGGVNPAAYDSQGAPPPAPHDPDRSYGGQGLSFAGPDDSYGGQGQSFAGPGDTYGGQGQSFAGPGDTYGGQGQSFAGPDDSYGGQGQSFTGQGDTYGGQGQSFAGPDDSYGGQDDSYGGQGRSFGQDGGQA, encoded by the coding sequence GTGACCGACGACCAGCACGGAGAGGGCACCCCGCAGCAGGGGGGCCAGGGCGGCTGGGAGCGGCTGCCGCAGGGCGACTACGACGACGGCGCCACCACCTTCGTACAGCTCCCCGAGGGGGGCATCGACGCGCTCCTCGCCGCCGACAGCCCGCTCGCGGCGCCCGGCCACGGCTATGTGCCGCCGCAGATAGCGGCGAACGCCACGGCCCACACCGCCGGAACCGACCCGTCCGTCCCGGGCACGTGGGCGATGCCGGCCGGGGGTGCCCAGTGGCACGACCCGAACGCCGGGCAGCCGCAGCCCCCGACGCAGGACGGGTTCACGTACAACCCCGGCTCGACCGGGCAGTGGACGTTCGAGGAGCCGGCCGCGCAGGAAGGCACCGCTCCCGGTCACGACGTGACCGGCGAGTGGTCGATTCCGGTCGCCGGGGGTGATCTTCCGGACGAATCCGGTGAGTTCAGCACGTCGGCCCTGGTCGAGCAGTGGGGCGGCACCCCGCCCGCCACGCTCCCCGGCGGAGCCGCAGCGCCCTGGGCGACGGAGGAGATCGGCACGGCGTGGACCGCGCCGCCGCCCCCGGCCGAGGAGCGCGGACCCGAGGACCGTACGGCGGGGGAGAGCGCGACCGGCGCTGCCCCGGACGCCCCTGGGGAGCCCTCCACGGCCCCTGGGGAGGCGTACGCCGGTGCCGCCCCCGAGAGCCCCGGGGAGGCCCCGGAAGCCGCCCAGGAGCCCGCTGAGCCGGTCGGCGAGGGCGACGCGGAGCCCGAGGGCCCCGAGAGGCCCGAGGAGCAGGAGGCGGCCCCTGAGGCACCCGAGGCCGCCGGGGGCGACCCGGCACCGGCCGACGAGCCCGCCCCCACCCCGCCCCCGCACGACGACCACCCGCTCGCCTCGTACGTCCTGCGCGTCAACGGCACCGACCGGCCCGTCAGCGACGCCTGGATCGGCGAGTCGCTGCTCTACGTGCTGCGCGAGCGGCTCGGCCTCGCGGGCGCCAAGGACGGCTGCTCGCAGGGCGAGTGCGGCGCCTGCAACGTGCAGGTCGACGGCCGGCTCGTGGCGTCCTGCCTGGTCCCCGGCGTCACCGCCGCGGGCAGCGAGGTGCGCACCGTCGAAGGCCTCGCCGCCGACGGCCGGCCCTCGGACGTGCAGCGGGCCCTCGCCAAGTGCGGCGCCGTGCAGTGCGGTTTCTGCGTGCCCGGCATGGCGATGACCGTGCACGACCTCCTGGAGGGCAACCCCGCCCCCACCGACCTGGAGACCCGCCAGGCGCTCTGCGGCAACCTGTGCCGCTGCTCCGGCTACCGGGGTGTCCTGGCGGCCGTCCGCGACGTCGTCGCCGAACGCGAGGCGCACTCGGCCGCGGGCAACGAGGCCGCCGCGGACACCGACGAGGCACGCATCCCGCACCAGGCGGGCCCCGGCGCCGGCGGCGTCAACCCGGCGGCGTACGACTCCCAGGGAGCACCCCCGCCGGCACCGCACGACCCCGACCGGTCCTACGGCGGCCAGGGGCTGTCGTTCGCCGGCCCGGACGACTCCTACGGCGGCCAGGGCCAGTCCTTCGCCGGCCCGGGAGACACCTACGGCGGCCAGGGTCAGTCGTTCGCCGGCCCGGGAGACACCTACGGCGGTCAAGGCCAGTCCTTCGCCGGCCCGGACGACTCCTACGGCGGTCAAGGCCAGTCCTTCACCGGTCAGGGTGATACCTACGGCGGCCAGGGCCAGTCGTTCGCCGGTCCGGACGACTCGTACGGCGGGCAGGACGACTCGTACGGCGGTCAGGGCCGGTCGTTCGGCCAGGACGGAGGCCAGGCGTGA
- a CDS encoding alpha/beta fold hydrolase produces the protein MTDASQALTRTFLSDDGPLAYQDVGSGTPLALLHGSFTDHRMWRDLVPALAACHRVITPDARGHGASANASRPFRLTDDLAALLRHLDTGPAVLIGMSMGGGTAVDTALEHPELVRALVVSGVGTSEPEHTDPWTKDSVARYYGTLMSGDIEGWLDVVGEAVAGPHRAVDDVDPDVVRRVREMSRATAAKHTVGETDWHVPVTDTWARAATITAPTLAINGALDAPDLIAMAERLVGTVAGEGRAISVEGTAHYVNMEQPDIFNKHLLDWLDTLDALA, from the coding sequence ATGACAGATGCCTCGCAGGCCCTCACGCGCACATTCCTGTCCGACGACGGTCCGCTCGCCTATCAGGACGTCGGTTCGGGCACCCCGCTCGCGCTGCTGCACGGCAGCTTCACCGACCACCGCATGTGGCGCGATCTGGTGCCCGCCCTGGCGGCCTGCCACCGCGTCATCACGCCGGACGCCCGAGGGCACGGGGCCTCCGCCAACGCCAGCAGGCCGTTCCGCCTCACCGACGACCTCGCCGCGCTGCTGCGTCACCTGGACACCGGCCCGGCGGTCCTGATTGGCATGTCGATGGGCGGGGGCACGGCCGTCGACACGGCACTGGAGCACCCCGAACTCGTACGCGCCCTCGTCGTCAGCGGCGTCGGGACCAGCGAGCCCGAGCACACGGACCCCTGGACCAAGGACAGCGTCGCCCGGTACTACGGCACGCTGATGTCCGGCGACATCGAGGGCTGGCTCGACGTGGTCGGCGAGGCCGTCGCGGGCCCGCACCGCGCGGTCGACGACGTGGACCCCGACGTCGTGCGGCGCGTACGGGAGATGAGCCGCGCCACCGCCGCCAAGCACACCGTCGGCGAGACGGACTGGCACGTCCCGGTGACCGACACCTGGGCCCGCGCCGCCACCATCACCGCCCCCACCCTCGCCATCAACGGCGCCCTGGACGCCCCGGACCTCATCGCCATGGCCGAACGCCTGGTCGGCACGGTCGCCGGCGAGGGCCGGGCCATCTCCGTCGAGGGCACCGCCCACTACGTCAACATGGAGCAGCCGGACATCTTCAACAAACACCTGCTGGACTGGCTGGACACCCTGGACGCCCTGGCATGA
- a CDS encoding type II toxin-antitoxin system death-on-curing family toxin, protein MTCVYLSAEDVLAIAELAVDDQDVVVRDAGLLESAVHRPSASMFGQEAYTDLFGKAAALLQSLVINHPLVDGNKRTAWTSCVVFLAMNDVQLRPDIDAAERLVIAVATGDVDEVKVISEALRELAEQPM, encoded by the coding sequence GTGACATGCGTCTATCTGTCGGCCGAGGACGTCCTGGCCATCGCCGAGCTTGCCGTCGATGACCAGGACGTTGTCGTTCGGGACGCGGGCCTGTTGGAATCGGCCGTGCATCGCCCCTCTGCCTCGATGTTCGGGCAGGAGGCGTACACCGACCTGTTCGGGAAGGCGGCGGCCCTCCTGCAGTCGCTCGTGATCAACCATCCCCTGGTCGACGGCAACAAGCGCACGGCCTGGACATCCTGTGTCGTCTTTCTCGCCATGAACGACGTGCAGCTCCGGCCGGACATCGACGCTGCCGAACGCCTTGTGATCGCCGTGGCCACCGGTGACGTGGATGAGGTCAAGGTCATCTCCGAGGCTCTGCGGGAGCTTGCCGAGCAGCCGATGTGA
- a CDS encoding CopG family transcriptional regulator, whose translation MAMNLRLRDDQTEALKLRADEEGTSMHAILLKAVDDYLARTAHEALVRKAAKEQTVKWAELLERLK comes from the coding sequence ATGGCTATGAACCTGCGTCTTCGTGACGATCAGACCGAAGCTCTGAAGCTGCGTGCCGACGAGGAGGGCACAAGCATGCACGCCATACTGCTCAAGGCGGTGGATGACTACCTGGCCAGGACGGCTCATGAGGCCCTTGTGCGAAAGGCCGCCAAGGAGCAGACCGTCAAGTGGGCCGAGCTGTTGGAGCGGCTCAAGTGA
- a CDS encoding xanthine dehydrogenase family protein molybdopterin-binding subunit, with product MSNETVIATPAGPGDSAPAPEQLPHGLGASLPSADSRAKSEGTFPYAADLWAEGLLWAAVLRSPHPHARIVSIDTSHAREMPGVRAVVTHEDVPGVSLHGRGKADRPLFASEVVRHHGEPIAAVAADHPDTARMAAAAVIVEYEVLDPVIDPEQAFEAEPLHPDGNLIRHIPLRHGDPNAAGEIVVEGQYRIGRADPAPVGAEAGLAVPRPDGGVELYVASTDPHTDRDAAAACYGLAPDRVKIVVTGVPGATADREDQGFQLPLGLLALKTGCPVKLTATREESFLGHAHRHPTLLRYRHHADAEGRLIKVEAQILLDAGAYADTSSEALAAAVSFACGPYVVPNAFIEGWAVRTNNPPSGHVRGEGAMQVCAAYEAQMDKLAKKLGIDPAELRMRNVMSTGDVLPTGQSVTCPAPVAELLQAVQEFPLPGLPKDTPEEEWLLPGGPEGAGEPGAVRRGVGYGLGMVHMLGAEGADEVSTATVKVHDGIATVLCAAVDTGQGFSTLARQIVQETLGIDEVHIAQVDTDQPPAGPSCRGRHTWVSGGAVERAAKMVRTQLLQPLAHKFGMSTELLQITDGKITSYDGVLSTTVAEALDGKELWATAQCRPHPTEPLDGAGQGDAFVGLAFCAIRAVVDVDIELGSVRVVELAVAQDVGRILNPTQLVARIEAGVTQGVGVALTENLRTPRGLIRHPDLTGYALPTALDAPDIQIVKLVEERDVVAPFGAKAASAVPVVTSPAAIAAAVRAATGRPVNRLPIRPQAAVVTGA from the coding sequence GTGAGCAACGAAACCGTCATCGCGACCCCTGCGGGCCCCGGCGACAGCGCGCCCGCCCCCGAGCAGTTGCCGCACGGCCTGGGCGCGTCCCTGCCGTCCGCCGACTCCCGGGCCAAGTCGGAGGGCACCTTCCCGTACGCGGCCGACCTGTGGGCCGAGGGCCTGCTGTGGGCCGCCGTGCTCCGCTCGCCGCACCCGCACGCGCGCATCGTGTCCATCGACACGTCCCACGCGCGCGAGATGCCCGGCGTACGGGCCGTCGTCACCCACGAGGACGTGCCGGGCGTCTCCCTGCACGGCCGCGGCAAGGCCGACCGCCCCCTGTTCGCCTCCGAGGTCGTACGCCACCACGGCGAGCCCATCGCGGCCGTCGCCGCCGACCACCCCGACACCGCGCGGATGGCCGCCGCCGCCGTCATCGTCGAGTACGAGGTGCTCGACCCGGTGATCGACCCCGAACAGGCCTTCGAGGCCGAGCCGCTGCACCCCGACGGCAACCTGATCCGCCACATCCCGCTGCGCCACGGCGACCCGAACGCGGCCGGTGAGATCGTCGTCGAGGGCCAGTACCGCATCGGCCGCGCCGACCCGGCCCCCGTCGGCGCCGAGGCCGGCCTCGCCGTGCCCCGCCCCGACGGCGGCGTCGAGCTGTACGTGGCCTCCACCGACCCGCACACCGACCGCGACGCGGCCGCCGCCTGCTACGGCCTGGCCCCCGACCGCGTCAAGATCGTCGTCACCGGTGTCCCCGGCGCCACCGCCGACCGCGAGGACCAGGGCTTCCAGCTCCCGCTCGGCCTTCTCGCCCTGAAGACCGGCTGCCCGGTCAAGCTGACGGCCACCCGCGAGGAATCCTTCCTGGGCCACGCCCACCGGCACCCCACCCTGTTGCGCTACCGCCACCACGCGGACGCCGAGGGCAGACTGATCAAGGTCGAGGCGCAGATCCTGCTCGACGCGGGCGCGTACGCCGACACCTCGTCGGAGGCGCTGGCCGCCGCCGTCTCGTTCGCCTGCGGCCCGTACGTCGTCCCGAACGCCTTCATCGAGGGCTGGGCGGTACGCACCAACAACCCGCCCTCCGGCCATGTGCGCGGCGAGGGCGCCATGCAGGTCTGCGCCGCGTACGAGGCCCAGATGGACAAGCTCGCGAAGAAGCTGGGCATCGACCCGGCGGAACTGCGCATGCGCAACGTGATGTCCACGGGTGACGTGCTGCCGACGGGCCAGTCGGTGACCTGCCCGGCCCCCGTCGCCGAACTCCTCCAGGCCGTCCAGGAGTTCCCGCTCCCCGGCCTGCCCAAGGACACCCCCGAGGAGGAGTGGCTGCTGCCCGGCGGCCCCGAGGGCGCGGGCGAGCCCGGTGCCGTCCGCCGAGGCGTCGGCTACGGCCTCGGGATGGTCCACATGCTCGGTGCCGAGGGCGCGGACGAGGTCTCCACGGCCACCGTGAAGGTCCACGACGGCATCGCCACCGTCCTGTGCGCCGCCGTCGACACCGGCCAGGGCTTCTCCACCCTCGCCCGGCAGATCGTCCAGGAGACCCTGGGCATCGACGAGGTCCACATCGCCCAGGTCGACACCGACCAGCCCCCGGCGGGCCCGAGCTGCCGAGGCCGCCACACGTGGGTCTCCGGCGGCGCGGTCGAGCGAGCGGCGAAGATGGTCCGCACGCAGCTGCTCCAGCCCCTGGCCCACAAGTTCGGCATGTCCACGGAACTGCTGCAGATCACCGACGGCAAGATCACGTCGTACGACGGTGTCCTGTCGACCACGGTCGCGGAGGCGTTGGACGGCAAGGAACTCTGGGCCACCGCCCAGTGCCGCCCGCACCCCACCGAGCCGCTGGACGGCGCCGGCCAGGGCGACGCGTTCGTGGGCCTGGCGTTCTGCGCGATCCGCGCGGTCGTGGACGTCGACATCGAACTCGGCTCCGTACGGGTCGTGGAGCTGGCCGTCGCCCAGGACGTCGGCCGGATCCTCAACCCGACGCAACTCGTGGCGCGCATCGAGGCGGGCGTCACCCAGGGCGTGGGCGTGGCCCTCACGGAGAACCTGCGCACCCCCCGAGGCCTGATCCGCCACCCCGACCTCACCGGCTACGCCCTGCCCACCGCCCTCGACGCCCCCGACATCCAGATCGTCAAACTGGTGGAGGAACGGGACGTCGTGGCCCCCTTCGGCGCGAAGGCGGCCAGCGCGGTACCGGTGGTCACGTCGCCGGCGGCCATCGCGGCGGCCGTACGGGCGGCCACGGGACGCCCCGTCAACCGCCTGCCGATCCGGCCGCAGGCGGCGGTGGTGACGGGGGCGTAG